The DNA window aaaattggaaattagATCATTGATTCAGGTGCTTCTAATCATATGAAGGGTGACAAAtcagttttatttaatttacacAATGCCAAGATATTCCTTGAATTAAAATCGCTAATGGAacgtcaattaaatatttgggtttggtttagtttatattaatcctaaattatttcttaatatgtACCAGATCTCGATTGCAACTTATTCTAGAATCtgaaagcgctttgagtttaagcggggggCATGGCTGTAGGGTGTAATTCTAGTtctactttaattaaaaaaaataggttgCAATCGAGATCTTGTACATATTGAGAAATAATTTAGAAGATGATATATATTTACCAAGAGCAGATgatgagttaaaaaaaaaacgattgTAAATTGTATATACctatttaaaccaaataatttcacacaaaaattatacacaaattaaaaataccATTAACACACAACACACCCCATTTACAAGAATAGATCAAACATTTAGAGGGACCATTTGAATTCTAGATTTCAAGTTTGACATATTAATAACactcaaacaatattatttcataGAAATAACTAATATACAGATAGGATCGAGAGTGGCTACTTATCTACAATATATAGTTCTTAACATTCAATAATGTTTCATTCACTGAAAACACATCAACAATTCGTCAATCTTCGCATTtagatgaagaaaataataaattttcaatcagATAAACTGAGGTAATTTGCACAACATTAATTTAGAGATCCAAACACGTACCTTCTTCTCTCAGCTTAGGCAAATTTAATACTCCTCAAGGAAATCGCCATTTATTCTTGATATCAACAACTCATCATTAGAAGAGAAAGAAATGGGCATATTTTCTAACAATTCCAATAGTTAACAATAAACGTAaagtaaaagataaaaataatctGTAATCgttagataaaatcaaaatCCAATAAAGAAGTTTTTCCAAAAATTCAGCACTGTCATCACTTTTATagtgatcatcatcatcattatcattgtTAGCATTCTACGATTGAAACCATATATCACAATCCAggttaaaagaaaattcaagaACAACAAAGTTGAACCCTAATAATCCTACCACTAACCTTCAATTGCGATCCACAATATCAGGCTCTACTCTTTTGCATCAACGACGCAATCAAAGGAAGATGAGATGCTTCCACTAATTCCTTGCACAAATAAATACCAACTTCCGCATTAGGGTAGGGTTTGTCGATCGACAGAAGATGAGCCGACGATTAGTTAATAATCGTAACAGGGAGAGAAAATCGACGAGAGATGAAACCTTATGGAAGAAAATCGGTAAGAGATAAAATTTGGGGGAGCAGAAATCACCGAGGAAGAAGAGAGATAGGAAGAAAGTTAGAGCGTAAGGGCCTGTcctaaatagtttattttggattaaatttggTTTTCTCTCTCTCATTCTTCTCATCACTTCAATCTATTCAACCACTTTATTACTCTATATAAATACCATTTTACCCTTACCacttttcttaaattttaaattataaaaccccattttaaaaatttctactcacttcttctttcattttttatattaatgtaatttataataaaaaatcattttctaaaaaatatgaCCAAATAGGTCTTTATTCATTATGCTTTCATTTACCACACCGTCTATAATTTTCCACTTTCATTTACCACCATATAGGAACAACCCTTTAATTTTCTTCACTTACCACTTTGTACTTGTAGAAGATTTAATGATCATTAAATTCAACTACCTCCATACCTACCACAACACCCAGCGTTATCCTTGTTGGGGCAGATGTTACCACTCACACTATTGAAACCACCGTGAGAGATGGACAACAATGAAGACGAGGATATCGAATTGGGCTACTATGTGGCGGGGATGATATGTGTACTTGCAACCCTTGAGGCGAGTCTTCCTTCCAACTCAAGGTCAATCCCCCGACAACCTAGATTGATCTCTTCTCGTAGTTACGAAATCGTAATGGAGTGTCTACAAAGCAACCAGAGGTGTATGAAGACCACAAGGATGAATACCAACTACTTGCGAGAACTTGTAGACGTCTTCATAAATCGCTATCATGTAAACACTACGGGTTGCTCTATATGTctagaaaaaaaagttataataacaTTGAACTACTTTGCGTATGCCGGAGGCATGGCTAGAGTTTCAATCACGTTTGGACACATGAAGGATACCATGTCCAGAATTCTGTCGAGGATGCTGGTACCTCTCCATCGACTGTACGTAGATGAGGTAAGACCTGTGGATCAAACTAGGGTGTACCACAAGTTCACACTCCCTTCGCCCATTCTCCGCGCATTCCAGGTACGTATCTGGACAACCATTGTCttcagtttgtttttaattaattaactcatttTTAAAGTACAAGGATGTATCGGGGTGCTCGACGGAGCACATGTTCCCATGCATCCTCCATCAGTTGAATTCATAAATTGGCATGGCCGTCCACGTATCCCTACTACCAATGTGCTCGCTATTTGTGATCACGATTTGTTGTTCACGTACTTCGCATCCGGTGTTGAGGGGTCCTACCATGACACTCATGTGCTAAATACGTGTAGAACCACAGAAACATTGCATTTTCCAGAGCCACTCTCAAGTAAATGTGTCACACGTGTAGCCTCATATGCGTTTTCATGAAGCTGAATGATGTATTTTACAGGTAAATTCTACATATGTGACAGCGGCTATGTGAACAAGCCAGGGTTCATGGCGCCATATAGATATAGGCGTTACCATCCTCATGAATTTGAACACAATGCACCGGATAATTCAGAAGAGTTTTTCAATCTCATCCACTCGGGCTTAAGATCAGTGATTGAGAGGATGTTCGGCGTCTGGAAAAATAAGTGACATATTGTTCAAAAAGGCTATTCTCTTGTTGGTTTCAAAGTCTGGAAACAGTTGGCCATCATTGATTCAACTGCAGCTCTTCATAACTTCGTTCGCAGACGCATGAATGACATTTACTTGGAGTCTGTTGAACAACAAGTAGAGGAAGAGGACGATGTTAGCATCGACCTCAATAGATCACCTTCCCTGAAGCCCTTCGTGAAGAGGATTGGAATGTGGATCGTGACAATATAGCAAGAACAATCTATGAATTCAGATGATGGCCCTTAATGTATATAATTTGGTTTTTGTAATGTAATGCCTCTAAATGAAGATGGTTTTGGTTGAAGACAGTTGATTTCATAATACTCAAAATCAGAATCATGTAGAATCATCAACGGTTGAAATTGTGTATGCTTTTACCTATAGTGCTAAATTATGAATTGTTTATTAATTGGAGAATTAACTTTTTCTTTCATGAATTTATATCAACACACAACAATCACACAACATACTAAACGAAATTGAATAACCGAAAATCCTCAACACACAACAATTAACATTCAAACATGACGAACTGAAATGAAATTGTCTCGGAGTGAACACACAATTGGATGGGAGAACAAACATCATTGACTACTTGATGGGCCATGGTTTTTGGAGGGCGTTGAAACATGCGTCTTGCGCCTATCTAGAGTTTTCAAAAGCCATGCCCACCTTGTCTCTGGCCTTTGACGGAGCAGGACCACCCTCGTGTACTTGCTTTCTATGAACATATCCTGTGCCTGTTGGAACATGTCTGAAGTAACATCCATCATCATTTCATTCAAGAGAACAAGTATCACCTCCTCAAAGGTTGCAAGTGTAGGTGTAGATGTAGTTGTTACACTCTCAATGGTCTTGGACATCTCCACTTATCTACGTGATCTCCTCTCGTCCAACTTGTCAAAGATGTCTAACATGAGCTCTTCAATGTGCTGGACAACCGGAGTGGAGGACTTGATGTCTAAGGATTTGCCTTTTTGCTTCTTCTTGCTGTTGTCTAAGGATGGAGTAGTATTAGTTCTCCTACGATCTTCAACTACCTTGTTTGGGTTTGTAATTTCCTAGGGATCACTGAAATGAACATCCTCCGAATGCGAAGAATCCCCTACTCCTTCGTTTGGGGGAACCCGTGGAACCAATGGATCACGCAAGTGAAGGCCCTCAGCATGTTGGCCTCTAAAAACCTCTTCCAACAGATTATAGTCGGGTATAACTTTGTCCTTCAAAGATGATAACCACTTACGCTCCTACAtgattaaaaatcaaatgaatCTGTACAATAGAACACATACTATCATTGAGCTTACCTTGTTCACATCCCACCACTTAGGACTCGCTATGACCATCTTCCTTTCATGGTCCCATGAGATACCAATGCAATTGTGGACCCAGCACACCAAGTTCCATAGCTGCTTCTTGGTGGAGAAATAGTTTTTCAATTGGGCCTTCACGTGGTGAATCtaaaattcattccaaaaagtTTTAATCATTGTATTGTAATGAGTGGTCGTGGGATTTCCTCGTAGGAGTCGCCCTTCCCTCTTCTGTTTTGCTAACAATTCCAGGAAGAACCTTGACTGTTCTGGATGTGCATCCCAACGAGCGACATCATGATACCGAGACTCAGTTGGCTTATACGACATTTCTATTACCCTaataacaaaaagaaattaatttagcCGCGACATCAGAAATATTACCGTAGATTTCAACAGCTCAATCGATTTTCAGATCTAGAGACAAAGAGAAGTGGTGGAAAGTCGAAGGAAGCGTGTTAATGTTGAATCTTACTGTTGCCTAGCGATTTTCAGATCTAAAGACAGAAGCGGTGGAAAGTCGAAGGAAACGTGGATATGTTGAATCTTATCGTTGCCTAGCTGCGTGCGTCCTAATCTATGATATAGCCGCAGAAATAAGCTTAAAGACGATCAATCTGAATTTGGAAAAAACGTCCTTAGAGAGAGATAGGAGCAGGGGAAATGGCGGGAGGAGTTGCCTAGTGTTTTTTATTCAATGGCACCCTTTATAATTCTTAACACATATGGGGACTTAATTGTCTCAAAATCTATTCtacctaaataaatttaacCCTATTTCATACCGGTTTTTTGGTCactttatcaaaaataaaccaaataagcCTATTTCGGACAGGCCCTAAATAAATAACTTTCTCCGAGGGCACCCAATAAAGCCCTcgacaaaattattaaatgaatattgtCGAGAGATCAATAGGAAATTCTCTCGGtaataagaaatatttacaaggaCGAATGAATGCTCTTAGTAACAAACGAATTATCACTGA is part of the Impatiens glandulifera chromosome 1, dImpGla2.1, whole genome shotgun sequence genome and encodes:
- the LOC124922209 gene encoding uncharacterized protein LOC124922209, producing the protein MHPPSVEFINWHGRPRIPTTNVLAICDHDLLFTYFASGVEGSYHDTHVLNTCRTTETLHFPEPLSSKFYICDSGYVNKPGFMAPYRYRRYHPHEFEHNAPDNSEEFFNLIHSGLRSVIERMFGVWKNK